Within Schaalia sp. HMT-172, the genomic segment AGAACTCGGCGATCGCGTCCGCGGCCGCGACGGCCTCGGCGCGGGTCGGCGCCGAATACTCAATCTTCACGATCGTGCCATTCGTGTCGCCCGACACGTCCATGTTGGAGCGCAGTTCGGAAGCGGTCACGCCGCCGCCGAGCTTCTCAGCCGCCGCATCCAGGACCGTCGCGGACTTCGCGATGCCCTGCTCGGTGACCATGTCCGTCGTATTCGACAGGGAGGCGCGCACGACGGGGGCGGGAGTGATAGTCGGAGACGTGACGGTCATCGACACCGTCGCCGTGTGCGTAGCCGGAACACCGAAGGCAGCGACGACGCCGAGAACCAAACCAGCCGCGGTCCCCGCAGCAATCGACCTCCAGCGGCGCGCCAGGGCGTGACGCAGGATCTGCTGGCCGCCCGTGGGCGGAGGGGTAAGGATCATGACTGTTCTCCTTGGATGGTCGAGCGCACCCACGCGGCGCGCGCATTCAGCCGACGCTCGAGGGCGCGGCGGGGCTTGGCGGGTCGAGACGCGACCCCCTGAGTGTAGACCTGCACGAAGCGGTCGAGCTCGCGCTCGGCCTCCTCGCGAGGAAGCGAAACGATGGACACCAGGCGCGGCAGTGCCTCTCCCGTCAGCGACGTCGACAGGTCGGCGAAGGCCTGGGCCTGCTCCGGGCTCTTCCACGAATCCGCGCGCCACGCCTTATTGCCCGTGACCTGGCCCGGGTGGATGCGATACAGGAGGCCCCACGCCGCCAGGCGGCGGATGCGCCCACCGGCGGCGGCGACGCGCAACCACAGGTCGTAGTCCTCGGCAGGCACCGACCGGTAGCCGCCGACGCGGTCGATGACCTCTCGCGTCGCCAGCATGGTGGGGTGACACACGGGGTTGGTGAGTAGCAGGTGCCAGCCCATGTCCTCGGGCGTGATCTCGTAGGGTACGCGCGGCACCGGGCGAGAACCGCGCAGTTCAATCATCTGCGTGAACACCATGTCGTCACCGCGCTCAATCGCGCGCTGCGTGCGCCTGAAGCGGCCCTTCAGGGAGATGTCATCGGCGTCCATGCGGCCCACCAGGCGCGAATCCGTGCGCTCCATCAGCTGCGTCAAGACGCGCGAGACGCCGCCCTCACCCGGGGTGATGTCCTCAATGCGCAGGCGCGGATCGACCACGCCGCCGCGCGACGCGCCACGGATCGCCTCGCCCACCGTCGAATCGGAGGAGGAGTCGTTACCGACGACCAGCTCAGAGTCGCGGGGCATGGCGGCCAGCGTCGAGGCCACGGCGCGCCGGATCGTGCCCGCCGCGTTGCGCGCGGGCAGGATGACGGACAACTCAGGCACGGGACTCCCCCTGCTTCGCGGCGGCGTCGAGGGCCCGCAGGTCGCGGAAGCGGCGGCGCAGCGAGATCGACGAGTGCGCAACAGCGACCACGGCGAGGAACGTGTACAGCACCATGAAAGGAACGCCGAAGCCCCACAGGACGAAGGACCAGCACAGGACGCCCGGGTCGGTGGGCAGCAGCACGAAGGAACGCAGGTTACCGCCGCGCGTCTGCTTGCGTCCGGCCGCGCGCACGAACTGCTCGGCCAGGATCTGGCTCATAAACTGGCCCGACGTCACCCAGCCGTAAACGAGGGCCATGATCGCGAGCCACCAGGACTCGGGACGGTACACCATGACGGCGGCCGCCGTGCAGAAGTGAATCGCGGGCGAGCGGAACGCGTCAGCGACGTGGTCCACCCACTCCCCCGTCTTCGACGACGCGCCGGTCACGCGCGACACCTGGCCGTCCGCCGAGTCAAACATGAAGCCGACCGCCAGGGCCGTACCCACGATCAGGCCGCTCCACCACGCAGGGTCACACGCGACGAGAACGATGAGGCCGATCGTCGAGAAGCACACGGAGATGAAGCTGACGAAGTTCGGCGTCCAGCCGAAGGCCGCGCAGGCGGCCGCCACGACGCGCGCGGCACCGCGGTTCACCCAACGCATGTACGCGGGAACGCCCGCGCCCGGCTTCTGGGCGGCAGCCAGCGCTCTGCGATACGTCGTAAAACGTGTGCCCCACGAGGAGCCCGGCTCAAGCACCACGGGAAGGCTCACTGCTGCTCCCCTTCCGTCGCCTGCTCCGGCTTCTCAGCCGATGCCTCGTCAGTGAAATCCTCGGGCGCGATGAAGCGGCGCAGCTTCGTCGACGACGTCGACGGCGTGTAGGGCAGGTAGACGACGCGCGCGCCGACCTCCGCCATCTCCGCTTCGAGCTGAGCGCCCTTGGGAGTGTCCTTCCAGTCATCTCCCTTGAAGAGCACGTCGAAAGGCTGGAGGCGCCAGGCCAGGCGCTTGTCCTGATCCAGGTCCACGACCACCGCGTCCACGAAACGCAGCGACGACACGAGGTCGCAGCGCTCCTTGAGCGGAATGACGGGGGCGCGGCCCTTCATGCGGATGAGCGCCTCGTCGGAGGTCACGCCGACGACCAGTCGATCGCAGCGCTCGCGGGCGGCGCGCAGGATGTTGAGGTGTCCCTGATGGAACATGTCAAAACCACCGGGCACGTAGCCGGTGACAGGAGCGTGTTGCTGAGTCGTTTCGTCCACGTAACAAGTGTGCCATTTATCAGACGGTCAATGCGACGCTTACCCGCTAAATGACCGAAAGATCACGTCTCAGCGTTGCCCACCAAGTGACAAATAGAGCCGCGGAAGCTTGCAAACACAAGCAAATATGACCAGATGGCCGCACACCTTCTTGTTACAGGCTCCGACACGCCAGAGTTATCCTCCACCCACCCGTCGAGTCGCGGCGCGGTCAGCATCCACACAGATAGGGGGATGTCGGCGGGAGAACCAGAGGAGGCCTCGCCAGTGGGCGCGTCTACCCGCGCCGCCCCGCAGGGTCCTCGCAAGCTGCCCGAACGGCGGACGTCAACGCGAGAAGACGACCGTGCGGTTGCCGTTCATGAGGACGCGGCGCTCCGCGTGGAAGCGGACGGCCTGGGCGAGGACGCGGCGCTCCACGTCCTGCCCGAGCGCCACCATGTCCGGCGTCGAGTCGGCGTGAGAGACGCGAGTGACGTCCTGCTCGATGATCGGCCCCTCGTCCAGGTCGGCGGTCACGTAGTGGGCGGTCGCGCCGATCAGCTTGACGCCGCGATCGTGGGCCTGCGCGTAGGGGCGCGCCCCCTTGAAGGAGGGCAGGAACGAGTGGTGGATGTTGATGACGCGGCCCTGCATGGCGCGGCAGACCTGGTCGGAGAGGATCTGCATGTAGCGGGCCAGGACGACGAGTTCCACCTTTTCGGAGGCGATCAGGTCGAGGAGCTGGCGCTCCGCCTGGGACTTCGTGTCCTTCGTGACGGGGATGTTGAGGAAGGGAACGCCGTAGAACTGGGCGACGGGCGCCAGGTCCGGGTGGTTGCCGACGACCGCGATCACGTCGATGGGCAGGCCCTGCGTCTGCTGGCGGTACAGGAGGTCGGTGAGGCAGTGGCCTTCGCGCGAGACCATGATGATGGTGCGCAGCTTGCGGCCCAGGTCGTCGACGCGGTAGGTGGCGCCGAAATCCTCGGCGACGCGGGCCAGGCCCTCGTCGATCGGGGCGCGCCCCTTCGGAGAGTCGACCTCGACGCGCATGAAGAAGGTGCCCATGTCGGCATCGCCGAACTGCTGAGACTGGATGACGTTGCCGCCGGCCCCGCCGATCACGCCGGTCACGGCGTGCACGATCCCGGGGCGGTCCGGGCAGGACAGGGTCACAACAAGCTGCGCATTTTCAGTCATGCGTTCCAGTCTAACTAGGTTCATACCCACGAACGAGGCCGGGGCAGGGTTTGCGGGCGAAGCCACGGGGTTGCGGGGTGGTGCTATTGCTGGACGTGGCGAGGTCGCGTCGTTGCGGGCGGGGTTGTCGTCTGGACAGGCACCGCCACGGTTTCACGCGCGTTTCACGAACCGCCCGAGCCGGCGACCAAGTTTCACGCGCGTTTCACGCTCGCAGCCCGCGCACATCGACCCGCTCAGGGCACCTCGGCCCGATACCGAGCTTCAAGCCTTAGGACTGCGACACCAGGACCCCGCATGAACGTTCACTTGACACCAAAGCTGATTTGGATAGCAGCGCATAACCCTTCCCCTAGACAGGCTGCTACGATGCAAGGCAGTGAACCCAGAGCAAAGGAGCCACCATGGTCCGCGCCGACGATGAACACAAGAGCGCTAACGAGGCGGAGAAGAACACCTCGACGCAAAAGAACTTCGTCGAGAAACTGAAGTTCTGGAAGCGCTGCAAACAGGAAGACGACAAGACCGCACGACTAACCCACATGCCCGCCTGTCTGATGCACTGGTGGACCCCACTGCTCGTAGCGTTCATCCTGTTTAGCCTGAGTTTCATCTGCGCATTGGGGTGGGGATGGCAATGGCATTGGCCATCATCTAACGCAATGAAACTCTGCTTGACGATTGCTGGCGCAGGCCTTGCATTTTCAGCGTGGCAGCAGAGGAGCCACGAAAATTCCGCAAAAGAATACGAGCGACGCGAGCAGGTTCAACGTGATGAATACTGGAAGCGCCGCGAACAGGCATACCACCTCCTAACCTCCCCTAACCCCAGCACCCGACTAGGCGCAGTTGCACTCCTGCAAGAACTTGCTGAGATAGCACCAGGACTTCAAGAAAACTCCCACAGCGAGAAACACAACTTCCAGCAGCACATCATTACAACATTATGTAGCCAGGCGCGACACGAAGGTCTACTACTTGAGGAGGAAGGAAACAGGGATGAGCACGCTGCCATACAGAACGAAATCCTCACCTACCTATTCACCCCGTCGAGGCGTTCCGACAACGAACAAAATTCGGACGCTCCGAACACATTTCATATCAATCTATCGCACACCAACTTCTACACCCCACTTATTCTCCACAGCCTTCACATCGCGCAAAGTATCGACGTCAGAAATTCGACTTTTCACTCTCACGTCACCATCACGGATTCAACACTAAACTCTCTCCACTGGGCACACGCAAGTTTTCTATCACAACTTAACATCTCTGACTGCACAGTCATTCATGATCGCTTTCCTGACCGCCTAAAAGAGGCCACTTTTTCACACGTCATCTTCAAGTTAATCAAACTCAAAGAGACAGAACATCAGCTACAACTATCCGAACACAAGAAGAAACAAAGCGAAACCAACATCATCACATTCGAAAACGAGTGCCGCCTTTACGGAAGGCTAAAGCTAATCACTAAAGTGGGGTATGGAGACTACAGCTCAGAGAACATAACAATAACTAACTCCACTCTTGATTCAATCGAAATCACGAGCGGACAAGGCCACCCAAAGGACTTCCATGCAATTCTAACAATTACTGGATGCAAGATACTGGAAAGCCTTTACATACACAACATCAACTACTGGTTTCCAGCAGCTGAGGCTCTCACAGAATGGGAGCTAATGCAGATGTCAGATCAAGACATTCAGGACCTACAGTACGAACTAAATGGAATGTACTCACCTTTCCTTGGGGATGACCCCGCATACACCGATGCCACTTACACTCAACAAAGCGCAATTTACCTCATCAACAATTCATTTTCCGATACGCCACTTGAACACAATCCACAGTTTGAAAGCGTAAACGGATACGAGCACGGAGAAGGATGCCAAAGCGAAAAGTTCATAACATTTAAAGATAACGCAACACTCAGCAGAAGGCCTCTTAGGATTAGCGAGTGGTTCAACGACGAGGACGCATGCGATGATTCTGGCGATAATCGACGCATCGAGCTCCTTCCCACAGCCAACACTGAGTATCATCACCTGACTTAAAATTGGGCACGTAGCATAGCCGTTTCCACTCCCAACTCAGAGAAAACTTCGATATGCCTGAACTGCAGCATGGTGTTCATATACAAATTCGAATTGCATCCCATGAAGACCTCGAGTTTATCGAGGGGGCGTATGAGCATGCCCGGGCTTTCATGCAGGCGAATGGGAATGCGACTCAGTGGCCCGACGGGTACCCCGGCCGGATTGACGCTGAGGAAGACATCGCACGCGGACACTGCTTCCTTGTGGCTGACGACGAGGGACCTCTTGCTGTCTTCACCCTCGCTCCAGGGCCAGACGAGACCTACGCCCAGATCGATGGCGCGTGGCATTCCGACGCCGACTACCACGTGATTCACCGCGTGGCCGCGGTGCGCGGGCACGGCGTTGCTCGGGCGATCTTCACGTTCGCGGCTGAGCGCGCGGACTACCTGCGCTGCGACACCCACGAGGACAACGCACCAATGCGGCGCGCGCTTAGGTCCTTCGGATTCCGCGAATGTGGATTGATCACGGTCGCCAACGGCACGCAGCGCGTCGCCTACGACTGGCTCAAGGAACCACTAGACGGCGGCGCCTCGGCTAGCCCCACGACACGCTAGGCTCTCACCCTTACGCACTTACCCAACAATCTCGCATGCAATTCCCTGCAGACGCAGATCGGCAATGCCTCATAAACCGCATGATTTCAACGTTTCGGTTTCAAAATCTGAAATACTGGTGGGGGAATTGCATGCGACTTTTCCGGCGCCACGCCCGTTAAGGAACATTGCATCCGATCAGAGCGGGTGCATCGTCACTGATGAGGCGCATCGTCACTGATGAGGCGCATCGTCACTGATGGGATGCACGCCCCGATCAGCAACAAGCTCTTTCGAGGACGCGCACCTCTTGCAGTTCGAATACCTTGCCTAGGCCCTGGGCCGCTCACCAAAGCGCGGTGGGCATCAGACCACAATCGCGCATACAACACCGCCATCACACCACAACCCCATACATGCGGGTGCGCGCCCGGCCAAACAGCCGGGCGCGCACCCTTCCCACCAACCGCCGCGAGGGCGGTAGCCTCACTTGATGAAGCCGAGCGCCTTAACGGCGTCGTACTCTTCCTGGAGGGCCTTGATGTTGTGGTCGATTCCAGCGCGGGTCGCGTCGGAGATCTCGAGGCCGTCGACGACCTGCCACTCGCCACCGTCGGAGGTGACGGGGAAGCCGAAGTTCAGGCCGGCGGGGACGCCGTAGTGCGTGCCGTCGGACATGACACCGGCGGTGACCCACTCGCCCTCGGGGGTGCCGTGGATCCAGGAGTACATGTGGTCGATCGCAGCGTTCGCAGCGGAGGCGGCCGAGGAAGCGCCGCGCGCCTCGATGATGGCCGCGCCACGCTTGGCGACGGTGGGACGGTAGTAGCTGGACAGCCACTCTTCGTCCACCAGCTCGGTCGCGGGCTTGCCGGCAACCTTCGCGAAGGAGACGTCCGGGTACTGGTCGGCCGAGTGGTTACCCCACACGACGACGTCCTTGATGTCGGCGTTCGCGGCACCGGTCTTGTGGGCGAGCTGCGCGATCGCACGGTTGTGATCGAGGCGCATCATCGCAGTGAAGCGCGAGGCCGGGACATCCGGCGCAGCGTTCTGGGCGATGGTGGCGTTGGTGTTCGCGGGGTTGCCCACGACGAGAACGCGCACGTCGTCGGCGGCGCCGTCGTTGATGGCCTTGCCCTGGGGGCCGAAGATGCCCGCGTTGGCCTCGAGCAGGTCGGCGCGCTCCATGCCCTTGCGGCGCGGCATGGCACCCACCAGGTACGCGACGTTGGTGCCCTGGAATGCACGGTTGACGTCGTCGAAAATCTCGACGCCGGCCAGGGTCGGGAACGCGCAGTCGTCGAGCTCCATCGCGGTGCCCTCGGCGGCCTTGACGGCCTGCGGGATCTCGAGCAGGTTCAGCTTGACGGGCACCTCCGGGCCGAACAGCTGGCCGGAAGCAATGCGGAACAGGAGGGCGTAGCCGATATTGCCGGCTGCGCCAGTGACGGTGACGATACGAGGTTCTGCCATAATGTGGCGCTCCTTTACAGTCCTGTGGGCTTGTGCCCTTGCAGTCGCGGGGTTCCCCGCGCTCTGTCTCCTAGGATACGTCGTCCGTCACACTCAGACCCGGGCACCCAGTCCCAACAGGGCACCACACCCGCGTGATCTACAACATACGAGGCTGGTGCGGGGTCTGTCTTTCGGCGTGACAGGGTTGTAGAGTGGGGGCATGTCGCGCACTATCCCTTCGCCCCCGCCCGGCGGCACCGGGTCAGAGAAGACCGCCCCCGCCTCGTCCCACGTCGACGAGGCCGTGGCCCACTCCCACAATCACGTGCACTCTCCGGGCACCGGGCACGGCGCGCACTCGCACGATCACTCCCATTCGTCGGCGTCTGCGGCGCGCCTGGGGTGGGCGCTCGTGGTGACGGGGACGGTTGTCGCAGCCGAGCTAATCGGCGCCTTCTGGTCGGGTTCCCTGTCCCTGGCGGCGGACGCGGGACACATGGTCGTGGACGCCTCCGGCCTCGTTATCGCGCTGGTCGCCACGCGCCTCATGCGCCGCCCGCGCGACGAGAAGCACACGTGGGGGTGGGCGCGCTCCGAGGTCTTGGCCGCCGCCCTGCAGGCCGGTATGCTCCTCGTCATCTGCGTCATGGTCGCGTGGGAAGGCGCGTGGCGTCTGGCATCCCCGCCCGAGGTCGAGGCCGGCCCCATGCTCCTCGTCGGCGTCATCGGCCTGGTCGCGAACGTTGTGTCGTTGGCGATCCTCGCGGGCGGGCGCGAGGCGAACCTCAACATGAAAGCTGCGTTCCTGGAGGTCGCGAACGACGCGCTCGGATCCCTCGCGGTCATTGTCGCGGCCGGCGCCGAGTGGGCCTTCGGCTGGGCGCGCGCCGACGCGATCGCCTCACTCCTGATCGCCGTCCTCATGGCACCGCGAGCGCTCACGCTCCTGCGCCGCTCCGTTGCGATCCTCATGGAGGAGACGCCGGCCAGCGTGGACGTGAGCGAGCTGCGCGCGCACATGCTGGGCGTCGACGGCGTGCTGGGCGTGCACGACCTGCACGTGGTGGCCGTCTCCTCCCACCTCGTCACCGTCACGGCGCACGTGACTGTCACGCACGAGGCCGACGGGCCTTCGCGCGACCACATCATCCACGAGCTGGGCGAATGCGCGTGCCACCACTTCCCCATCGCGCACTCCACGTTCCAGCTCGAATGCCCCGAACACGCGAGCCACGAGCACATGGAGCACTAAGCGACGCCTCGTCCCCACATACAGCGAGGCGGCGGGAGCGTCACGCTCCCACCGCCTCCCCCAGATACGACGTGGGGGCCGCGCCTCACGGCGCGGCCCCCACGTGCGGCTACAAGAGCCAGAGACTACTTCGTGCGATTCGCGCGGTAGTACTCAATGAGAGCGCGGGTGGACTGATCCTGCGCATCCAGGGCCTCGGACGAGCCCTCGATCGCGGGAAGAATCTGCTTAGCCAGCACCTTGCCCAGCTCGACGCCCCACTGATCAAAGGAATCGATACCCCACACGGCACCCTCGACGAAGGTGATGTGCTCGTACAGGGCGATCAGCTGGCCCAGGACCGAAGGAGTCAAGGCCGGAGCCATGATCGAGGTCGTGGGACGGTTGCCGGTGAATACGCGGGCAGAGACGATGGCCTCGGGCGTACCCTCGGCGCGTACCTCCTCGCTGGTCTTACCGAAGGCCAGGGCCTTGGTCTGGGCGAAGAAGTTCGACAGGAACAGCTCGTGCATGTCGGCGTCGCCATCGCCCAGCGCCCACGTCGGGTTCGCAAACGCGATGAAGTCGGCGGGAACCATGCGGGTGCCCTGGTGGATCAGCTGGTAGAAGGCGTGCTGGCCGTTGGTGCCGGGCTCACCCCAGAAGACCTCGCCGGTCTCGTAGGTGACGGGGCTGCCATCGCGGCGCACGGACTTGCCGTTGGACTCCATGGTCAGCTGCTGCAGGTACGCCGGGAAGCGGTGCAGGTACTGCGAGTAGGGCAGAACCGCGTGCGTGTCGGCGCCCAGGAAGTTCGAGTACCACACGTTGAGCAGACCCATCAGCAGGGGCACGTTCTTCTCGGGCTCGGCCTCAACGAAGTGACGGTCCATCACGTTAAAGCCGGAGAGGAAGTCCGCGAAGCCCTCCGGGCCAATCGCGACGGCCAGGGAGGTGCCCACCGCGGAGTCCACCGAGTAGCGGCCGCCCACCCAGCTCCAGAAGCCGAAGGCGTTGTCCGGGTCGATGCCGAACTCGGCGACCTTGTCCAGGGCGGTGGACACGGCGACGAAGTGCTTGGCGATCGCTTCCTTCTCGGAGGCCTCGTCGGTGACGATGCCGCGCTCACGCAGGGCGTCCAGCAGCCAGGCGCGCACGACCTTCGCGTTCGTGATGGTCTCCAGCGTCGTGAAGGTCTTGGAGGCGACGATCACGAGGGTCGTCTCGGGGTCCAGGTCCTTCGTGATCTCGCCCGCGTCGGTGGGGTCGATGTTGGAGATGAAGCGGCACTCCAGGCCCTCCTGCACGTAGGGCTTGAGGGCCTCGTACGCCATGACGGGGCCCAGGTCAGAGCCGCCGATGCCGACGTTGACGACCGTCTTGACGGGCTTGCCGGTGATACCCACCCACTCGCCGGAGCGGACGCGGCGGGCGAAGGCGTAGACCTTCTCCAGGACCTCGTGCACGTCGGCAATCGCATCCTGGCCGTCCACGGTCAGGGAGTCGGTCGCGGGGCGGCGCAGCGCAGTATGCAGAACGGCGCGATCCTCGGTGACGTTGATATGCTCGCCGGCGAACATGCGATCGCGCAGGTCCACCACACCCGTCTGCTCGGCCAGGGCAAGGAGGTGACCCACCAACGTGGGGCACACGAGGTTCTTCGACAGGTCAACGTGCAGGTCTCCTGCCTGGAAGGTGAACTTCTTGGTGCGCTCGGGATCGTCCGCAAACATCGCGCGAAGATCGGGCTCAAAGGTGTCGGCCAGCTGGTCGAGCTTGTCCCACGCGGGGGTCATCGTCGGGTCGATCACGGGGATATCACTCATGGGTGCTCCTGACAGTAGAGGTAGGTACCCACCCAGTTTAGCTGCGAATGCGCGCTCGGTCACCCTCGTTTTCCCTGACGACGGACGAGGCCGTGGCCCGTGAGCGGTCACGGAACCACGGCCTCGTCAATCCCTGGGAAACCGGGACGAACTTCCTACTCGACGGGATCGTCGATGGGAATAGGGGACGCCTCGATGCCCGGGTTCTGCAGGGAAACGATGCGCTGGACGGGGAGGAGGTCGAGCCACCACTGGACGAAGGGACGGCGGTTCTCGATGTCCAGGTCGTCGAACATGTTCTTCACCGGGCGCGCCTCGATGGCGTTGCCGACCTGGCCGATGTAGTAGGCGCCGCGGTCGCCGCGCTCGAACTGGCCGACGAGCTGCTCGAAGGCGCGTGCCACGAGGCGCGTGGCGAGCAGGCGGTCGTACGGCGAGGGCGCGCCGCCCTGCTGCATGTGGCCGAGTGCCTGATGCCGCACGTCGTAGATGCCCTCGGACTCGGCGTTGAACACGTCGGCCAGGAAATCCCGGTCGTAATACTGCGACGCCGACTCGTTGACGAGCGTCAAGAAGAGGCGGCGGCCCGACTTGAAGGAGCCAACCATGCGCTCTGCGTCCGCGGCGATCTGCTGGAGGGAGGGGGACTCCTCGTTGATGTACATGTACTCGGCGCCGCTGGACAGGGCGCTCATGAACGTCAGGTAGCCGCATCGGCGCCCCATCGTCTCCGCGATGAAGCAACGCTTGGAGGCGGCCGCGCTCTCCTTGATGCGGTCGATCGCCCACGTCGCATTGTTGATCGCCGTGTCCGTGCCAATCGCGAGCTCGCAGCCGGGCAGGTTGTTATCGATGGAAGCGGGGATGAGCAGCATCGGGATGCGGAACGCCGGGTAGCGGTCCGTCTCCGCCTGGATCGCGTGCACACCCAGGTAGGCGTTCATGCCGCCGATGACGAGAAGCGCGTCGATCTCGTTACGCTCGATCGCGCGACCCAGCGCGTAGAACTGCTCGACCGGCGGCACGTCGCGCTTGGTCCCCAGCTCGGCGCCACCCTTGAAGGCCCAGCCTTCAACGTCCGACCAGCTCAGCTCGCGCACCCGATCATCGGCCAGGCCACTCCACGAGCCGTCGACGCCCAGCATCGTCCAGCCGCGCGCGATGCCCAGGCGCACGGCGACGCGGGCCGCCGTGTTCATGCCGGGGGCCAGGCCGCCCGCGTGCAGGATCGCGACGCGCTTGATGTCGCCCGTGGGCTCGGGAATCAGCTGCGGGGGCGTGGACAGCAGGTGATAGATGCTCACCATCGAGGAGAAGGACGAGCCGCGCGCCGCCTGAGCAGTCACGTAGTCGCCGGCCGCAATGTAGTCCTTGACCGCGCGCGTATCGTGGACGGCCTTCATGAGGGGGACGCGAGTGATGCGGTTGCGACGAACGCCCAGGATCACAGGTTCGTCCTCGCCCGTGGACGCCAGGATCTCCTGGACCGCCGCGTAGCCGAGCAGAGTCGACATCCAGCGGTCGTAGGCCGAGGGAGTGCCGCCGCGCTGCACGTGCCCAAGGATCGTCACGCGGGCATCCTCGCCCGTACGCTCCTGGATCGTGTCCGCGATCAGCTGGGTCAACAGCTCGTTGCCATCACGGTCGTGAGCGCCCTCCGCGACCAGGACAATCGACTCGCGGCGCCCAGCCTCGCGCCCCAGGCGCAGGTGCTCGGCCAGATCGTCCTGCCAGCCCTGCCCCACCGGATCTTCGGGGGTGAAGACGTAGTCGGCGCCGCCCGCGACGGCCGCCATGAGGGGCAGGTAGCCGCAGTGGCGTCCCATGACCTCGACGACGAATGTCCGCTGGTGCGAGGCAGCGGTGCTGGTCAGCTGGTCGATCGCGTCCAGGATGCGGTGCAGGGCGGTGTCCGCGCCGATCGTCATGTCGGTGCCGACCATGTCGTTGTCGATCGAACCGACCAGGCCGACGATGATGAGGGCAGGATGAGCGTCCGCGAACTCCTGCGTGATGGCGCCCTCAGCAACCAATTCGGCCAGGTGCTGGGACCATTCGCCGCGGAACTCATTCGTGCCCGACAGGGAGCCATCGCCGCCGATCACGACCAGGTGATCGATGCCGTGCTCCAGCAGGTTCGCGGCAGCGCGATGACGGCCCTCGTAGGTGCGGAATTCGGCGGAACGAGCGGTGCCGATGACGGTGCCACCCTCGGCGAGAATCGAAGACACGTCCGACCAGCCCATCTTCTTGATGGAATCGCCCCCGTCGCACGCCCCCTGCCAGCCTTCCAGGATCGCATAGGGCTGCGCGCCCTTCGCCAACGCCGTGCGCACCACTGCGCGGACGGTCGCGTTCATGCCCTGGGCGTCGCCGCCCGAGGTCAGGACACCGATACGGACTGTGCTCATGATTCTGCCATCTTTCATTGACGGAGCGGGCCGCGAGGCCCAGTGTGCCTAGCGTGTCCTATTCTACGTGACCTGCGCCTCCACCACTAGGGCCAAACTCCCATTTACCGAGAAAACGACAAGTGCGCGCCCACCGGAATCGGCGGGCGCGCACAGGGCGGATCAACGGGAACTACGCGGTGGCGTCCGCGCCGTTGCGGGCGGCGGAGTCGGCGAGCTCCTCGGGGCTGACGACG encodes:
- a CDS encoding glycosyltransferase → MPELSVILPARNAAGTIRRAVASTLAAMPRDSELVVGNDSSSDSTVGEAIRGASRGGVVDPRLRIEDITPGEGGVSRVLTQLMERTDSRLVGRMDADDISLKGRFRRTQRAIERGDDMVFTQMIELRGSRPVPRVPYEITPEDMGWHLLLTNPVCHPTMLATREVIDRVGGYRSVPAEDYDLWLRVAAAGGRIRRLAAWGLLYRIHPGQVTGNKAWRADSWKSPEQAQAFADLSTSLTGEALPRLVSIVSLPREEAERELDRFVQVYTQGVASRPAKPRRALERRLNARAAWVRSTIQGEQS
- a CDS encoding CDP-alcohol phosphatidyltransferase family protein; its protein translation is MSLPVVLEPGSSWGTRFTTYRRALAAAQKPGAGVPAYMRWVNRGAARVVAAACAAFGWTPNFVSFISVCFSTIGLIVLVACDPAWWSGLIVGTALAVGFMFDSADGQVSRVTGASSKTGEWVDHVADAFRSPAIHFCTAAAVMVYRPESWWLAIMALVYGWVTSGQFMSQILAEQFVRAAGRKQTRGGNLRSFVLLPTDPGVLCWSFVLWGFGVPFMVLYTFLAVVAVAHSSISLRRRFRDLRALDAAAKQGESRA
- a CDS encoding adenylyltransferase/cytidyltransferase family protein, with the protein product MDETTQQHAPVTGYVPGGFDMFHQGHLNILRAARERCDRLVVGVTSDEALIRMKGRAPVIPLKERCDLVSSLRFVDAVVVDLDQDKRLAWRLQPFDVLFKGDDWKDTPKGAQLEAEMAEVGARVVYLPYTPSTSSTKLRRFIAPEDFTDEASAEKPEQATEGEQQ
- the purU gene encoding formyltetrahydrofolate deformylase, producing MTENAQLVVTLSCPDRPGIVHAVTGVIGGAGGNVIQSQQFGDADMGTFFMRVEVDSPKGRAPIDEGLARVAEDFGATYRVDDLGRKLRTIIMVSREGHCLTDLLYRQQTQGLPIDVIAVVGNHPDLAPVAQFYGVPFLNIPVTKDTKSQAERQLLDLIASEKVELVVLARYMQILSDQVCRAMQGRVINIHHSFLPSFKGARPYAQAHDRGVKLIGATAHYVTADLDEGPIIEQDVTRVSHADSTPDMVALGQDVERRVLAQAVRFHAERRVLMNGNRTVVFSR
- a CDS encoding GNAT family N-acetyltransferase; translated protein: MADDEGPLAVFTLAPGPDETYAQIDGAWHSDADYHVIHRVAAVRGHGVARAIFTFAAERADYLRCDTHEDNAPMRRALRSFGFRECGLITVANGTQRVAYDWLKEPLDGGASASPTTR
- a CDS encoding malate dehydrogenase is translated as MAEPRIVTVTGAAGNIGYALLFRIASGQLFGPEVPVKLNLLEIPQAVKAAEGTAMELDDCAFPTLAGVEIFDDVNRAFQGTNVAYLVGAMPRRKGMERADLLEANAGIFGPQGKAINDGAADDVRVLVVGNPANTNATIAQNAAPDVPASRFTAMMRLDHNRAIAQLAHKTGAANADIKDVVVWGNHSADQYPDVSFAKVAGKPATELVDEEWLSSYYRPTVAKRGAAIIEARGASSAASAANAAIDHMYSWIHGTPEGEWVTAGVMSDGTHYGVPAGLNFGFPVTSDGGEWQVVDGLEISDATRAGIDHNIKALQEEYDAVKALGFIK
- a CDS encoding cation diffusion facilitator family transporter; the protein is MSRTIPSPPPGGTGSEKTAPASSHVDEAVAHSHNHVHSPGTGHGAHSHDHSHSSASAARLGWALVVTGTVVAAELIGAFWSGSLSLAADAGHMVVDASGLVIALVATRLMRRPRDEKHTWGWARSEVLAAALQAGMLLVICVMVAWEGAWRLASPPEVEAGPMLLVGVIGLVANVVSLAILAGGREANLNMKAAFLEVANDALGSLAVIVAAGAEWAFGWARADAIASLLIAVLMAPRALTLLRRSVAILMEETPASVDVSELRAHMLGVDGVLGVHDLHVVAVSSHLVTVTAHVTVTHEADGPSRDHIIHELGECACHHFPIAHSTFQLECPEHASHEHMEH